A portion of the Deltaproteobacteria bacterium genome contains these proteins:
- a CDS encoding cytochrome c3 family protein: MSPIEFRRRAGAGWRIQPRLRFLRQRVAEVACAAALAAGLVLGVPGPEQVAAQATSSEAAKSAQEQAWREGTPGPKQPIPFSHALHAGQFQLDCLYCHSGTDRSASAGVPSVETCMGCHAQFGQDLEGVQILKQHWDEKRTIEWEQIHRVPEHVQFRHNRHIAAGVACQTCHGPVQEMDKVSMTADTIWWPWLLPSQKLEMGWCVDCHRQNQASTDCLTCHY; this comes from the coding sequence GTGAGCCCGATCGAATTCCGCCGGAGGGCAGGGGCGGGCTGGCGGATCCAGCCGCGCCTTCGATTCTTGCGCCAGCGGGTCGCGGAGGTGGCCTGCGCCGCCGCGCTCGCCGCCGGCCTCGTGCTCGGCGTGCCGGGTCCGGAGCAGGTCGCCGCGCAGGCGACCTCGAGCGAAGCCGCGAAGAGCGCCCAGGAGCAGGCCTGGCGCGAGGGCACGCCCGGTCCGAAGCAGCCGATCCCGTTCAGCCACGCGCTGCACGCCGGCCAGTTCCAGCTCGACTGCCTCTACTGTCATTCCGGCACCGATCGGTCCGCCTCGGCCGGCGTGCCGTCGGTCGAGACCTGCATGGGCTGCCACGCGCAGTTCGGCCAGGACCTCGAGGGCGTCCAGATCCTGAAGCAGCACTGGGACGAGAAGCGCACGATCGAGTGGGAGCAGATCCATCGGGTGCCCGAGCACGTGCAGTTCCGGCACAACCGGCACATCGCGGCCGGCGTCGCCTGCCAGACCTGCCACGGGCCGGTCCAGGAGATGGACAAGGTGTCCATGACCGCCGACACCATCTGGTGGCCGTGGCTCTTGCCCTCGCAGAAGCTCGAGATGGGCTGGTGCGTCGACTGCCACCGCCAGAACCAGGCGTCCACGGACTGCCTGACCTGCCATTACTAG
- a CDS encoding 4Fe-4S dicluster domain-containing protein — MPELDRREFLKVVGASAGAAATAGCSDPVDKLIPYLVQPEVITPGIPVYYASSCLECPAGCGLHVKTREGRPIKLEGNPDHPVNRGALCARGQVGIGRTYHPDRFAKPMKRGADGQLAAIEWDEAIALLAAELGKAGNRTWMLGGQTGPAASAAIDRWLEAVGAGGRVVYEPLAPEALVAATKTLFGVENQPVFDLSGSDLVVDFGSDFLETGLSPTEHAHQLASARDVAAEGKRKARFVYVGPRLSMTGSNADEWLAAKPGTEGLLALALANVALGSGGGTEAARTALAPVLARFDAASVAQQTGVPADAITRLGKALAQAQAPVALPPGAALASRRATATCGAVLLLDWALGAIGGAVTCPAADGRRQPSYRETLALVDLMKTGKVGALLVHGANPAYSLPPSAGFVEALAEVPFVVSFASMPDETSAHAHLILPDHTPLESWGDVSPRPGVRSLVQPTIRPLRDSRALVDTLLDAGRALGAEVAARLPAGSFRTILEETWTAAGADFQQALARGGVFADTPHAPVSLAGDALQLEVAEPLLEGSGEFALLAAPSPLLYDGRGADLPWLQEIADPVTKVTWTSWAELSKKAAERLGVAYGDVIAVETVAGSVEVPVFPRGGIRDDVVAIAVGQGHTVGRWATRDGERRGVNVIDILPSLTDESGGRAWLVAKASVRRTGGHFRFAIDQDSQDQRGRRLGIAVPLAALAGEAPPATPGGLAGATGARQAAAVMAALYHEAPAAAAAPEAPAEGHGAGSEGKGEGHGNGHGGGHEHVLLRPFDPSKDSSPEVAYRWGMTIDVDRCVGCAACVAACYVENNLPIVGENQVRSGRIMGWLRIERWIGDGSLEGGEGLDPIIPDYENLPSVDVRHVAMLCQQCGAAPCEPVCPVIATFHNEEGLNGMIYNRCIGTRYCANNCPYKVRRFNWYDYQIENWPEPMPLMLNPDVTVRGQGVMEKCTFCVQRAAAARQTAKDESRPIRDGEFTTACAQACPTQAITFGNLKDPASAVVQKSADPVRSYHSLHELNTRPAVTYLAQVTRGPVEG, encoded by the coding sequence ATGCCCGAGCTCGATCGACGTGAATTCCTGAAGGTCGTGGGCGCCAGCGCGGGAGCCGCCGCCACCGCCGGCTGCTCCGACCCCGTCGACAAGCTGATCCCCTATCTGGTCCAGCCCGAGGTGATCACGCCCGGGATCCCGGTCTACTACGCCTCGAGCTGCCTCGAGTGCCCGGCCGGCTGCGGCCTGCACGTGAAGACGCGCGAGGGGCGCCCGATCAAGCTCGAGGGCAACCCCGATCACCCGGTGAACCGCGGCGCCCTGTGCGCGCGCGGCCAGGTCGGTATCGGCCGCACCTACCACCCCGACCGCTTCGCCAAGCCGATGAAGCGCGGCGCCGACGGCCAGCTCGCCGCGATCGAGTGGGACGAGGCGATCGCCCTGCTCGCGGCGGAGCTCGGGAAGGCCGGCAACCGCACCTGGATGCTGGGCGGGCAGACCGGCCCGGCCGCGAGCGCCGCGATCGACCGCTGGCTCGAGGCGGTGGGCGCCGGCGGCCGCGTCGTCTACGAGCCGCTCGCGCCCGAGGCGCTGGTCGCCGCCACGAAGACGCTCTTCGGTGTCGAGAACCAGCCGGTCTTCGACCTGTCGGGCAGCGACCTCGTGGTCGACTTCGGCTCCGACTTCCTCGAGACGGGCCTCTCGCCGACCGAGCACGCCCACCAGCTCGCTTCCGCGCGCGACGTCGCCGCCGAGGGCAAGCGCAAGGCGCGTTTCGTCTACGTGGGCCCGCGCCTGTCGATGACCGGCTCGAACGCCGACGAGTGGCTGGCCGCGAAGCCGGGCACCGAGGGCCTGCTCGCGCTCGCGCTCGCCAACGTGGCCCTCGGGAGTGGCGGGGGCACCGAGGCCGCCCGCACCGCCCTCGCGCCGGTGCTCGCGCGCTTCGACGCCGCCTCGGTGGCGCAGCAGACGGGGGTCCCGGCCGACGCGATCACCCGGCTCGGCAAGGCGCTCGCGCAGGCCCAGGCGCCGGTGGCGCTGCCGCCGGGCGCCGCCCTCGCGAGCCGCCGTGCCACCGCGACCTGCGGCGCCGTGCTGCTGCTCGACTGGGCGCTCGGCGCGATCGGCGGGGCCGTCACGTGCCCCGCCGCCGACGGCCGCCGCCAGCCGAGCTACCGCGAGACGCTGGCGCTCGTCGACCTGATGAAGACCGGCAAGGTGGGCGCGCTGCTCGTCCACGGTGCCAACCCCGCGTACTCGCTGCCTCCGTCGGCGGGCTTCGTGGAGGCGCTCGCCGAGGTTCCCTTCGTCGTGAGCTTCGCCTCGATGCCCGACGAGACCAGCGCGCACGCGCACCTGATCCTGCCCGATCACACGCCGCTCGAGTCCTGGGGCGACGTCTCGCCGCGGCCGGGGGTGCGCTCGCTCGTGCAGCCCACGATCCGCCCGCTGCGCGACTCGCGGGCGCTCGTCGACACGCTGCTCGACGCCGGCCGTGCGCTCGGCGCCGAGGTCGCGGCGCGCCTCCCGGCGGGCAGCTTCCGCACGATCCTCGAAGAGACCTGGACGGCGGCGGGCGCCGACTTCCAGCAGGCGCTCGCGCGGGGCGGCGTCTTCGCCGACACGCCGCACGCGCCGGTGTCGCTGGCGGGTGACGCGCTCCAGCTCGAGGTCGCCGAGCCGCTGCTCGAAGGGAGCGGCGAGTTCGCGCTGCTCGCGGCGCCTTCGCCGCTGCTCTACGACGGCCGCGGCGCCGACCTGCCGTGGCTGCAGGAGATCGCCGATCCGGTCACCAAGGTCACCTGGACCTCGTGGGCCGAGCTCAGCAAGAAGGCTGCCGAGAGGCTGGGGGTCGCGTACGGCGACGTGATCGCCGTCGAGACCGTGGCCGGCAGCGTCGAGGTGCCGGTCTTCCCGCGCGGCGGGATCCGCGACGACGTCGTCGCGATCGCGGTCGGGCAGGGCCACACGGTGGGCCGCTGGGCGACGCGCGACGGCGAGCGGCGCGGTGTCAACGTGATCGACATCCTCCCTTCGCTCACCGACGAGTCCGGCGGGCGTGCCTGGCTGGTCGCGAAGGCGAGCGTGCGCAGGACCGGCGGGCACTTCCGCTTCGCGATCGACCAGGACAGCCAGGACCAGCGCGGGCGGCGGCTCGGGATCGCGGTGCCGCTCGCGGCGCTCGCCGGGGAGGCGCCGCCGGCGACCCCCGGCGGCCTGGCCGGCGCGACCGGCGCCCGGCAGGCGGCCGCCGTGATGGCCGCCCTCTACCACGAAGCGCCGGCGGCGGCGGCAGCCCCGGAGGCGCCGGCCGAGGGGCACGGCGCGGGCAGCGAAGGGAAGGGCGAGGGCCACGGCAACGGCCACGGCGGCGGACACGAGCACGTGCTGCTCCGGCCCTTCGACCCGTCGAAGGACTCGAGCCCCGAGGTCGCGTACCGCTGGGGCATGACGATCGACGTCGACCGCTGCGTCGGCTGCGCCGCCTGCGTGGCCGCCTGCTACGTCGAGAACAACCTTCCGATCGTCGGCGAGAACCAGGTCCGCAGCGGCCGCATCATGGGCTGGCTGCGCATCGAGCGCTGGATCGGTGACGGCTCGCTCGAGGGCGGCGAGGGCCTCGACCCGATCATCCCGGACTACGAGAACCTCCCGTCCGTGGACGTGCGCCACGTCGCGATGCTCTGCCAGCAGTGCGGGGCGGCGCCCTGCGAGCCGGTCTGCCCGGTGATCGCGACCTTCCACAACGAGGAAGGCCTCAACGGGATGATCTACAACCGCTGCATCGGCACGCGCTACTGCGCCAACAACTGCCCGTACAAGGTCCGGCGCTTCAACTGGTACGACTACCAGATCGAGAACTGGCCCGAGCCGATGCCGCTCATGCTCAACCCGGACGTGACGGTGCGTGGCCAGGGAGTCATGGAGAAGTGCACCTTCTGCGTGCAGCGCGCCGCCGCGGCGCGCCAGACCGCGAAGGACGAGAGCCGCCCGATCCGGGACGGTGAGTTCACGACCGCCTGCGCCCAGGCCTGTCCCACGCAGGCGATCACCTTCGGGAACCTGAAGGACCCGGCGAGCGCCGTGGTCCAGAAGTCGGCCGATCCGGTGCGGAGCTACCACTCTCTGCACGAGCTCAACACCCGGCCCGCGGTCACCTATCTCGCCCAGGTGACGCGCGGACCGGTCGAGGGGTAG
- the nrfD gene encoding polysulfide reductase NrfD has product MTPPPPPAAGSVAAMIRPTPQHADPQTNQDILSVFLERPGLGWLLLLGLCLSGLVAGAVTWIYQIYVGLGIAGYSHPIFWAAYIVTFVFWVGIAHAGTLISAILYLFRAKWRNAINRSAEAMTIFAVFTAQLFLGIHIGRIWKAYFILPYPNQRALWVNFKSPLLWDTFAISTYTLISIIFFYVGLLPDLAIARDRTTGWRRLLYGALCLGWQGTARQWKAHTRTVLHLSGLATPLVLSVHSVVSWDFAMALVPGWHATIFAPYFVAGAIFSGFAMVLTVMIPVRRIFGLEHLITDYHFENMSRFLLLTSCIVGYAYGIEYFIAWYSGVEAERTSFWLRAFGPYWISTWIMIICNGVVPHVFWFKKARTHVPTIFVVSTLINIGMWFERYVIIITGLSREFNPAVWGHYTPQIAELLIIAGSFSFFSTAFLIFLKLFPVIAISEVKELEIHARSHAHGAQSEAH; this is encoded by the coding sequence ATGACGCCTCCGCCGCCGCCCGCCGCCGGCTCCGTCGCCGCCATGATCCGGCCGACGCCGCAGCACGCGGACCCGCAGACCAACCAGGACATCCTCTCGGTGTTCCTGGAGCGGCCCGGCCTCGGCTGGCTGCTGCTCCTGGGTCTGTGCCTCTCCGGTCTGGTCGCCGGCGCCGTCACCTGGATCTACCAGATCTACGTGGGGCTCGGGATCGCCGGCTACTCGCACCCGATCTTCTGGGCCGCCTACATCGTCACCTTCGTGTTCTGGGTCGGCATCGCCCACGCCGGCACGCTGATCTCGGCGATCCTCTACCTGTTCCGGGCCAAGTGGCGCAACGCCATCAACCGCTCCGCGGAGGCGATGACGATCTTCGCGGTCTTCACCGCCCAGCTCTTCCTCGGCATCCACATCGGCCGGATCTGGAAGGCCTACTTCATCCTCCCGTACCCGAACCAGCGCGCGCTCTGGGTGAACTTCAAGAGCCCGCTGCTCTGGGACACCTTCGCGATCAGCACCTACACGCTGATCTCGATCATCTTCTTCTACGTGGGCCTGCTGCCCGACCTGGCGATCGCCCGCGACCGCACCACCGGCTGGCGCCGGCTGCTCTACGGCGCGCTCTGCCTCGGCTGGCAGGGCACGGCCCGCCAGTGGAAGGCCCACACGCGGACGGTCCTGCACCTCTCGGGCCTCGCGACGCCGCTCGTGCTGTCGGTGCACTCGGTCGTGTCCTGGGACTTCGCGATGGCGCTGGTGCCCGGCTGGCACGCGACGATCTTCGCGCCCTACTTCGTGGCCGGCGCGATCTTCTCGGGCTTCGCCATGGTGCTCACGGTGATGATCCCGGTGCGCCGGATCTTCGGCCTCGAGCACCTCATCACCGACTACCACTTCGAGAACATGAGCCGCTTCCTGCTGCTGACGAGCTGCATCGTCGGCTACGCGTACGGGATCGAGTACTTCATCGCCTGGTACAGCGGCGTCGAGGCGGAGCGCACGAGCTTCTGGCTGCGTGCCTTCGGCCCGTACTGGATCTCCACCTGGATCATGATCATCTGCAACGGCGTGGTTCCCCACGTCTTCTGGTTCAAGAAGGCGCGCACCCACGTCCCGACGATCTTCGTGGTCTCGACGCTGATCAACATCGGGATGTGGTTCGAGCGTTACGTGATCATCATCACCGGCCTCTCGCGGGAGTTCAATCCGGCGGTCTGGGGCCACTACACGCCGCAGATCGCGGAGCTGCTCATCATCGCCGGGAGCTTCTCCTTCTTCAGCACGGCCTTCCTGATCTTCCTGAAGCTCTTCCCGGTGATCGCGATCTCCGAGGTGAAGGAGCTCGAGATCCACGCCCGCAGCCACGCGCACGGCGCGCAGTCGGAGGCGCACTGA